A window from Hemicordylus capensis ecotype Gifberg chromosome 2, rHemCap1.1.pri, whole genome shotgun sequence encodes these proteins:
- the LOC128342688 gene encoding uncharacterized protein LOC128342688 — translation MAQQQLVYAATRRDMDTSDYDSAVEPNTSEGSVRVVKRKHLSRVNQVAVELPEIIITEGEQPGEDQVSKNQGDQSVKGCSVNQVAVDSGIITAGELPAEPNSSEGRVRPEKRKHLGLSCLPRGHIPLKKSKNQGCEESEQATDANQQIPENAKVAKFAKELIAAGEALVFLMCRKTECKKIIAAGLKRIERLKQCALFITGLEQAADADQQSPENAKVAKFAKEITAAGEGLGFLMRCKTEFQNIVAAGLNSIKRIDQCVVFITESIARGARNCELPGMVDFVNDIKKEFMYPCSNEKCTTKAGRG, via the exons ATGGCCCAACAACAACTTGTCTATGCAGCTACACGAAGAGATATGGATACATCAGACTATGATTCAGCAG TCGAACCTAATACCTCTGAAGGAAGTGTGAGAGTTGTGAAAAGAAAGCATCTGTCCAGGG TTAACCAGGTAGCCGTGGAATTGCCAGAGATCATTATCACAGAGGGGGAACAGCCAG GGGAGGACCAGGTCTCCAAGAACCAGGGGGATCAATCTGTAAAGGGATGCAGTG TTAACCAAGTAGCTGTGGATTCTGGCATTATCACAGCGGGGGAGCTGCCAG CTGAACCAAATTCCTCTGAAGGAAGGGTGAGACCTGAGAAAAGAAAGCATCTTGGTCTGT CTTGTCTGCCAAGAGGACATATTCCCTTGAAGAAATCAAAAAACCAAGGCTGTGAGGAATCAG AACAAGCTACTGATGCAAATCAACAGATTCCTGAGAATgccaaggtggccaaatttgcaaaggaATTAATTGCAGCTGGAGAAGCTCTAGTTTTCTTGATGTGCCGTAAAACAGAATGTAAAAAAATTATTGCAGCTGGCCTGAAGCGTATTGAGAGGCTCAAGCAGTGTGCGCTGTTCATAACAGGATTGG AACAAGCTGCTGATGCAGATCAACAGAGTCCTGAGAATgccaaggtggccaaatttgcaaaggaAATAACTGCAGCTGGTGAAGGTCTAGGTTTTTTGATGCGCTGTAAAACAGAATTTCAAAACATTGTTGCAGCTGGCCTGAATAGTATTAAGAGGATCGATCAGTGTGTGGTGTTCATAACAGAATCGATTGCCAGAGGTGCCAGAAATTGCGAACTGCCAGGCATGGTGGACTTTGTGAATGATATTAAAAAGGAATTTATGTATCCCTGTAGCAATGAGAAATGTACCACAAAGGCGGGGAGGGGGTAG